The Zobellia alginiliquefaciens genome contains a region encoding:
- a CDS encoding c-type cytochrome, with protein sequence MNSFSKIGIVFGLLLCVTACADKNSPNYQYMPNMYEPVGYEAYGEVDFLPNRQEAMSPPEHTISRGWIPYGYENTPEGKELARVQSSPLDSLNIEEDLAAGGQLYTIYCAICHGDKGDGQGTLVKREKILGVPSYSDAARNITIGTAYHTIHYGLNSMGSYASQMDTKEMWQVSEYVMKLKQDLTK encoded by the coding sequence ATGAACAGTTTTAGCAAAATAGGAATCGTTTTTGGGTTGCTACTGTGTGTTACGGCCTGTGCCGATAAGAACAGTCCCAACTATCAATATATGCCTAACATGTATGAGCCGGTTGGCTATGAAGCATATGGAGAGGTTGATTTCCTTCCGAATCGTCAAGAAGCAATGAGTCCTCCGGAGCATACCATTTCCCGTGGGTGGATTCCTTATGGTTATGAAAATACACCAGAGGGGAAAGAATTAGCAAGGGTACAATCTAGTCCTTTGGATTCTTTGAATATCGAAGAGGATTTAGCAGCGGGAGGTCAATTGTACACCATTTATTGTGCTATTTGTCACGGTGATAAGGGAGATGGACAGGGTACACTTGTAAAAAGAGAAAAGATTTTAGGGGTTCCTAGTTATTCGGATGCTGCTAGAAATATTACAATAGGTACTGCTTACCATACTATTCATTACGGATTGAACTCTATGGGTTCTTACGCCTCGCAGATGGATACAAAAGAGATGTGGCAAGTTTCGGAGTACGTGATGAAATTGAAACAAGACTTAACGAAATAA
- a CDS encoding quinol:cytochrome C oxidoreductase — MYTFSNKLKIGSFILMALGVLGIAIGFISAPSTVEEAKAIVASHSDGHGDAHGAVEAHGAVAADGHGEAADAHGEVHDSSHDEHLLHQLQNKPWAALYVAAFFFFMIALGVLAFYAIQRAAQAGWSPLLFRVMEGITAYLVPGGIVVFVILVLSVLHMNHLFVWMDADVVAHDHLLQGKKGYLNPTFFLIRAAVFLGGWIFYREYSRKLSLRQDESNDDSNFKLNFRWSAGFLVFYLVSESIMSWDWIMSVDPHWYSTLFGWYVFASMFVSGITVIAMVTIYLKSRGYLPDVNDSHIHDLAKFMFGISIFWTYLWFSQFMLIWYSNIPEEVTYYVTRIADYRLPFFGMIAMNFLFPVLLLMNSDYKRLNWFVVLAGIVILGGHYMDIFNMIMPSTVGDQWFIGIPEIGAVLFFAGLFIFWVFRALSTAPLQPKRNPFIEESRHFHY, encoded by the coding sequence ATGTATACGTTTTCAAACAAATTAAAGATCGGTTCCTTTATTTTAATGGCTCTTGGAGTGCTTGGGATTGCTATCGGATTTATTTCGGCGCCTAGTACGGTAGAGGAGGCAAAAGCTATTGTAGCTAGTCATAGTGATGGGCATGGTGATGCACACGGAGCTGTTGAGGCTCACGGGGCGGTTGCTGCTGATGGTCATGGTGAAGCTGCCGACGCTCATGGTGAGGTTCACGATTCTTCTCATGATGAACACTTGTTACACCAATTACAGAATAAGCCATGGGCCGCATTGTATGTTGCCGCATTCTTTTTCTTTATGATTGCTTTAGGTGTTTTGGCATTTTATGCTATACAGCGAGCAGCTCAAGCAGGTTGGTCCCCATTGTTGTTTAGGGTAATGGAAGGTATTACGGCGTACTTGGTTCCTGGAGGAATTGTTGTGTTTGTAATATTGGTATTGTCCGTATTACATATGAATCATTTGTTCGTCTGGATGGATGCCGATGTGGTTGCCCATGATCACTTATTACAAGGTAAAAAAGGATATTTGAATCCTACGTTCTTCCTTATTAGAGCGGCGGTGTTTTTAGGTGGATGGATATTTTACAGAGAATACTCTAGAAAACTTTCTTTGAGACAGGATGAGTCTAACGACGATTCTAATTTTAAACTAAACTTTAGATGGTCTGCTGGTTTCTTGGTATTCTATTTGGTTTCAGAGTCTATTATGTCCTGGGATTGGATTATGAGTGTTGATCCACACTGGTACAGTACACTTTTTGGATGGTATGTTTTTGCCAGTATGTTCGTATCTGGTATTACTGTAATCGCTATGGTAACTATATACTTAAAATCTAGAGGATATTTACCAGATGTAAATGATAGCCATATACATGATTTAGCAAAGTTCATGTTCGGTATTAGTATTTTTTGGACATACCTTTGGTTCTCTCAATTTATGCTTATCTGGTACTCCAACATTCCAGAGGAGGTTACTTATTATGTTACTAGAATTGCGGATTATAGATTGCCATTTTTCGGTATGATAGCAATGAACTTCTTATTTCCTGTTTTACTTTTAATGAATAGCGATTATAAACGTTTAAACTGGTTTGTGGTTTTAGCGGGTATTGTTATACTTGGAGGACACTACATGGATATTTTTAATATGATTATGCCGTCAACTGTGGGTGACCAATGGTTTATCGGTATTCCTGAAATTGGTGCTGTTCTTTTCTTTGCAGGCTTGTTTATTTTCTGGGTGTTCCGTGCTTTGTCCACTGCGCCTTTGCAGCCTAAACGTAACCCGTTTATAGAAGAAAGCAGACATTTTCATTATTAG
- a CDS encoding DUF3341 domain-containing protein, with product MASKAIHAYYDDDDVLMLAVKRVKAAKHHIEEVYCPFPVHGLDKAMGLAPTRIAITSFIYGCIGLTVATVMMNYIMIEDWPQDIGGKPSFSYLENMPAFVPIMFELTVFFAAHLMVITFYMRSRLWPFKEAENPDVRTTDDHFLMEIDIHDNEKELKDLLLDTGAVEINIVEKNSH from the coding sequence ATGGCATCAAAAGCGATACATGCATATTATGATGATGATGACGTGCTAATGCTTGCCGTTAAAAGGGTAAAAGCAGCTAAGCATCATATCGAAGAAGTATATTGTCCATTTCCTGTTCATGGTTTGGACAAGGCCATGGGTCTGGCGCCAACTCGTATTGCCATTACATCCTTTATATACGGTTGTATTGGTCTTACTGTAGCTACAGTGATGATGAACTACATCATGATCGAGGATTGGCCTCAGGATATAGGTGGTAAACCAAGTTTTAGCTATTTAGAGAATATGCCGGCTTTTGTGCCTATTATGTTCGAACTTACGGTTTTCTTTGCGGCTCACTTAATGGTAATTACCTTTTATATGAGAAGTCGTTTATGGCCTTTCAAAGAAGCGGAAAACCCGGATGTTCGTACTACTGATGACCATTTCTTAATGGAAATCGATATTCACGATAATGAAAAAGAATTGAAGGATCTGTTGTTGGATACAGGGGCAGTGGAGATAAATATAGTTGAAAAAAACAGTCATTAA
- the nrfD gene encoding NrfD/PsrC family molybdoenzyme membrane anchor subunit: MASHYEAPIRKPLVIGDKGYHDVSVDIAAPVEGRANKHWWIVFSIALVAFLWGIGCIIYTVSTGIGTWGLNKSVNWAWDITNFVWWVGIGHAGTLISAVLLLFRQKWRMAINRSAEAMTIFSVVQAGLFPIIHMGRPWLAYWVLPIPNQFGSLWVNFNSPLLWDVFAISTYLSVSLVFWWTGLLPDFAMLRDRAILPFQKKIYGLLSFGWSGRAKDWQRFEEVSLVLAGLATPLVLSVHTIVSFDFATSVIPGWHTTIFPPYFVAGAIFSGFAMVNTLLIIMRKVCHLEAYITVQHIELMNIVIMLTGSIVGCAYITELFMAWYSGVEYEQYAFLNRATGPYWWAYWSMMTCNVFSPQFMWFKKLRTSIMFSFAISIVVNIGMWFERFVIIVTSLHRDYLPSSWTMFSPTFVDIGIFVGTIGFFFVLFLLYARTFPVIAQAEVKSILKSSGSKYKKLRDAGQPLYTITKLTETETKEEVITDDVLMGEVVPKQDTTESVSELLSAIGKFDATKETADDLKQIKGVGPQMEATLNEIGIFTFAQVARMTNREYDLLDSITESFPGRAQRDDWAGQAKLLNNKKQ, encoded by the coding sequence ATGGCGTCGCATTACGAAGCACCTATACGAAAGCCCTTAGTTATTGGGGATAAAGGCTACCATGATGTTAGTGTGGATATAGCCGCTCCAGTTGAGGGTAGGGCTAATAAGCATTGGTGGATTGTGTTTTCTATTGCCTTAGTGGCATTTCTTTGGGGTATCGGTTGTATTATTTATACAGTCTCTACAGGTATTGGAACATGGGGACTGAACAAGTCTGTTAACTGGGCTTGGGATATTACTAACTTTGTTTGGTGGGTAGGTATTGGTCACGCAGGTACATTGATATCAGCGGTACTGTTGTTGTTCCGTCAGAAATGGAGAATGGCAATTAACCGTTCCGCAGAGGCAATGACTATCTTCTCTGTTGTTCAGGCGGGTCTTTTTCCAATTATTCACATGGGTCGTCCTTGGTTGGCGTACTGGGTATTGCCTATTCCTAACCAATTCGGTTCGCTTTGGGTGAACTTCAACTCTCCATTGCTTTGGGATGTATTTGCCATTTCAACGTATTTATCAGTATCATTGGTTTTCTGGTGGACAGGTTTACTTCCTGATTTTGCAATGTTGCGTGATAGAGCAATACTGCCGTTCCAAAAGAAAATATACGGATTATTGAGTTTTGGTTGGAGTGGTCGTGCTAAAGATTGGCAACGTTTTGAAGAAGTGTCTTTGGTTTTAGCTGGTTTGGCTACGCCACTTGTACTTTCCGTGCATACGATTGTATCTTTTGACTTTGCTACTTCGGTAATTCCTGGGTGGCATACAACTATATTCCCTCCATACTTTGTTGCAGGGGCTATCTTCTCAGGATTTGCAATGGTGAACACGCTTTTGATTATTATGCGTAAAGTGTGTCATTTAGAAGCATATATTACTGTTCAGCATATAGAATTAATGAACATCGTAATTATGTTAACAGGTTCTATTGTAGGTTGTGCCTATATAACCGAGCTTTTCATGGCGTGGTATTCTGGGGTGGAATACGAACAGTATGCGTTCTTGAATAGAGCAACTGGTCCTTACTGGTGGGCATACTGGTCAATGATGACGTGTAATGTATTTTCTCCACAGTTTATGTGGTTCAAGAAATTGAGGACTAGTATTATGTTTTCCTTCGCTATTTCTATTGTAGTGAACATAGGAATGTGGTTTGAGCGTTTTGTGATTATCGTTACGTCGCTTCACCGTGATTACCTTCCATCCTCTTGGACAATGTTCTCTCCAACATTTGTAGATATAGGAATCTTTGTAGGTACTATTGGATTCTTCTTTGTATTGTTCCTTCTATATGCTAGAACGTTCCCTGTAATTGCTCAGGCGGAAGTTAAATCTATCTTGAAGTCATCAGGAAGTAAGTATAAGAAATTGAGAGATGCAGGTCAGCCTTTGTATACAATTACAAAATTGACCGAAACTGAAACCAAAGAAGAGGTTATTACTGACGATGTATTAATGGGTGAGGTTGTACCAAAACAAGACACTACAGAAAGTGTTTCTGAGCTCTTGAGTGCTATTGGTAAGTTTGATGCAACTAAGGAAACGGCCGATGACCTTAAGCAGATTAAAGGCGTAGGTCCGCAAATGGAAGCTACTCTTAATGAAATTGGAATATTCACTTTTGCTCAGGTGGCAAGAATGACCAATAGAGAGTATGATTTGTTAGATTCAATAACCGAATCTTTCCCAGGAAGAGCACAAAGAGACGATTGGGCCGGTCAGGCAAAATTATTAAACAACAAGAAACAATAG
- a CDS encoding cytochrome c oxidase subunit II encodes MTTLLTLVVLALVAIAIWQMTKIFELSQLKTENSQIANDSDNNTNGYLLFAFLIFIYGITIFSFWKYSKFLLPEAASAHGAEYDSLMLVSFIIIFFVQTLTQALLHYFGYKYRGVEGKRALFFADSDRLEFIWTIIPVIVLSGLILWGLYTWTTIMDVNDEDDPLIVELYAQQFSWTARYGGEDNVLGKANVRMIDINKANVLGLDESDTYAADDIIVKELHLPVGRKVNFKMRSQDVLHSAYMPHFRAQMNCVPGMITEFSFTPIYTTEEMRQNPDVADKVKRTNAIRSERAANGEENSDPWEFDYILLCNKICGKSHYNMQMKIIVETQEEYDAWVAEQKTFGQNVMGQASTDEFKNIETATASH; translated from the coding sequence ATGACTACATTATTGACTTTAGTGGTTTTAGCCCTTGTGGCAATTGCGATTTGGCAGATGACGAAGATATTTGAATTGTCTCAGCTCAAAACCGAAAACTCTCAAATTGCCAACGACTCGGATAACAATACGAACGGGTATCTTTTGTTCGCATTTCTTATTTTCATCTACGGGATTACAATTTTTAGTTTCTGGAAATATTCTAAGTTCCTACTTCCTGAGGCGGCTTCTGCACATGGTGCGGAATATGATTCCTTAATGTTGGTGTCTTTCATCATTATTTTCTTTGTACAAACACTTACACAGGCATTACTACATTACTTTGGATATAAATACCGTGGTGTAGAAGGCAAGAGAGCGCTTTTCTTTGCTGATAGTGATCGTTTGGAGTTTATCTGGACTATTATTCCGGTAATTGTTTTGTCTGGACTTATCCTTTGGGGATTATATACGTGGACAACCATTATGGATGTTAACGATGAAGATGATCCGTTAATAGTTGAATTATATGCACAGCAGTTTAGCTGGACGGCCAGATACGGTGGTGAGGACAACGTTCTGGGTAAGGCTAATGTTAGAATGATCGATATAAATAAAGCTAACGTTCTTGGTTTGGATGAATCGGATACGTACGCTGCCGATGATATTATTGTAAAGGAGTTGCACTTGCCGGTAGGGAGAAAGGTTAACTTTAAAATGCGTTCACAAGACGTATTGCACTCGGCATATATGCCACATTTTAGAGCTCAGATGAACTGTGTTCCCGGAATGATTACCGAGTTCTCTTTTACACCAATTTATACTACGGAAGAAATGCGTCAGAATCCTGATGTGGCCGATAAAGTAAAACGTACAAATGCAATTAGATCGGAGAGAGCTGCCAATGGAGAAGAGAATTCAGATCCATGGGAGTTTGATTACATACTGCTTTGTAACAAAATTTGTGGAAAGTCTCACTACAACATGCAAATGAAGATTATTGTAGAAACTCAAGAGGAGTATGATGCTTGGGTGGCTGAACAAAAAACATTTGGACAGAATGTAATGGGTCAGGCCTCTACTGATGAATTCAAGAATATAGAAACCGCAACAGCAAGTCACTAA